The following proteins are encoded in a genomic region of Synechococcus sp. ROS8604:
- a CDS encoding TlyA family RNA methyltransferase codes for MARKQRLDLHMLTLGLAASRQQAQQLIRAGKVRDHRGQLLDKPGHTVLLDLALIVEQPPRFVSRGGEKLLAALEAFPVQVEGRTCLDGGISTGGFTDCLLQHGARQVYGIDVGYGQTAWSLRTDERVVLRERTNLRRLSAAELYGPDDVLPTLAVADVSFISLALVLPAIRALLEPQGSEALVLVKPQFEVGRERVGKGGVVRDGLAHRDAIASVISAAHSLGWNAQGVVGSPITGPAGNHEYLLWLGEHDQDHLSDEVVRKVVQDTLQSEG; via the coding sequence ATGGCTCGTAAACAGCGTTTAGATCTCCACATGCTGACGTTGGGTTTGGCGGCATCTCGTCAGCAAGCACAACAACTCATTCGCGCCGGCAAGGTCAGAGACCATCGCGGCCAGCTGCTCGATAAGCCAGGTCACACGGTTTTGCTCGATCTTGCGTTGATCGTGGAGCAGCCTCCTCGGTTTGTGTCGAGAGGGGGTGAAAAGTTGCTGGCAGCGTTGGAGGCTTTCCCTGTCCAGGTGGAGGGGCGCACCTGCCTTGATGGGGGAATTTCGACGGGTGGCTTCACCGATTGCTTACTGCAACATGGTGCCCGTCAGGTGTATGGCATCGACGTTGGCTATGGCCAGACGGCCTGGAGTTTGCGCACGGATGAAAGGGTTGTGCTCAGGGAGCGCACCAATTTGCGTCGATTGAGCGCAGCTGAGCTTTACGGGCCTGATGACGTTCTTCCCACCCTGGCTGTCGCAGATGTGTCGTTTATCTCTTTGGCACTCGTGCTTCCGGCGATTCGCGCCTTGTTGGAACCGCAGGGAAGCGAAGCCTTGGTGCTGGTTAAGCCTCAGTTTGAGGTGGGACGCGAACGGGTGGGGAAGGGCGGAGTGGTGCGAGATGGTTTGGCTCACAGGGATGCCATTGCATCAGTGATCTCCGCGGCACACTCCCTGGGCTGGAATGCCCAGGGAGTTGTGGGGTCTCCGATTACCGGTCCAGCCGGCAACCACGAGTACTTGTTGTGGTTAGGCGAGCATGATCAAGACCACCTCTCTGATGAAGTGGTTCGGAAGGTGGTTCAGGACACTCTGCAATCAGAGGGCTGA
- a CDS encoding alpha/beta fold hydrolase, translating into MKQVIAMHGWSGDSHSWVSWIRHFNHHHWSWQSGERGYGKRQEHMPFWQDDQEPTERQSRVVIAHSLGAHLLPDAVLAHATDVVLLASFSRFVPQGAKGRALKTGLKSMRRCLGSDAEAEMLTNFLRRAAAPSPADGLPRGPIHEGLSHEGRQRLTDDLDLLIASAELPPGLQASSRVLVVEAQQDAIVVPAARQELRDAIQTRLQHPAEHWFMPGSGHALLVPDLLMRIQRWLDQPPRER; encoded by the coding sequence ATGAAACAGGTCATCGCCATGCATGGCTGGAGCGGAGACAGCCATTCATGGGTGTCCTGGATCCGGCATTTCAACCATCACCACTGGTCTTGGCAAAGCGGTGAACGGGGTTATGGCAAACGCCAGGAGCACATGCCCTTTTGGCAAGACGATCAAGAGCCAACAGAACGGCAAAGCCGCGTGGTGATTGCTCACTCCCTAGGAGCGCATCTGCTCCCGGATGCCGTGCTCGCCCACGCCACCGATGTGGTGTTGCTGGCAAGCTTTTCCAGATTTGTGCCGCAAGGAGCCAAAGGTCGCGCTCTCAAAACCGGTTTAAAAAGCATGCGCCGCTGTCTTGGCAGCGACGCTGAAGCCGAGATGCTCACGAACTTTTTGAGGCGGGCGGCAGCGCCATCGCCAGCAGACGGCCTTCCACGCGGCCCCATCCATGAGGGGCTGTCGCACGAGGGCCGTCAACGCCTAACCGACGACTTGGATCTGCTCATCGCCAGCGCAGAGTTACCGCCAGGGCTGCAGGCATCCAGCAGAGTGCTGGTGGTCGAAGCACAACAAGACGCCATCGTGGTGCCTGCCGCCAGACAGGAACTGCGCGATGCCATTCAGACCCGCCTCCAGCATCCAGCGGAGCACTGGTTCATGCCCGGCAGCGGGCATGCCCTGTTGGTGCCAGATCTTCTGATGCGCATCCAACGCTGGCTTGATCAGCCCCCTAGAGAGCGATGA
- a CDS encoding methyltransferase domain-containing protein: protein MSNTWGEKVLQSFDGAATQYNRAARLQTAMAWRLAGHCQRLPIPSGRWLDLGSGTGLLADTIEQRNPGRVVERIDGSPSMLARNSRPDHTQLWDLNQSLQAWDDAPTLIASSFCLHWLSDPGIRLQHWFECLAPGGWLIVALPVEGCFPQWHTAARQAAVPCSALRFPTSEALMASLPKQQIRRQQQLRFSEQASQITALLRPMQTIGAGSSTRSALSVKQWRQLSAHWPERSAQGQVRLTWLIQLLVLER from the coding sequence ATGAGCAACACCTGGGGAGAGAAGGTTCTACAAAGCTTCGATGGCGCAGCAACCCAATACAACCGGGCCGCCCGTCTGCAAACGGCCATGGCCTGGCGACTCGCCGGGCACTGCCAGCGATTACCCATTCCATCAGGACGCTGGTTGGATCTCGGGAGTGGAACGGGATTGCTTGCCGATACCATCGAACAACGCAACCCCGGCAGGGTGGTGGAGCGCATCGATGGAAGCCCGTCCATGCTGGCCCGCAACTCCCGTCCAGACCACACGCAGCTGTGGGATTTAAATCAGTCCCTCCAAGCCTGGGACGACGCTCCAACGCTGATCGCCTCCAGTTTCTGCCTCCACTGGTTGTCCGATCCCGGCATAAGACTGCAGCACTGGTTCGAGTGTTTAGCCCCAGGTGGCTGGTTAATCGTGGCGCTGCCGGTTGAAGGTTGCTTCCCGCAATGGCACACGGCGGCACGCCAAGCGGCCGTCCCCTGCTCAGCACTGCGCTTCCCAACCAGCGAAGCGTTGATGGCGTCGTTACCCAAACAGCAGATCAGACGCCAACAGCAGCTCCGCTTCAGCGAACAAGCGAGCCAGATCACAGCTCTATTGCGGCCCATGCAAACCATTGGCGCGGGCAGCAGCACGCGCTCCGCTCTCAGCGTGAAGCAATGGCGTCAGCTGAGCGCCCACTGGCCTGAGCGTTCTGCTCAAGGACAAGTCAGATTGACCTGGTTGATCCAACTCCTGGTGCTCGAGCGATGA
- the bioD gene encoding dethiobiotin synthase — translation MNTPPLRLVICGTDTDVGKTIVSALFVQGFEATYWKPVQSGTEGSGDRQRVIDLLELPQERWHPEAYAFQAPVSPHWAAEREGKCIDPDQLKLPAIAGPLVVETAGGLMVPLTRQWLQIQQLERWQLPVVLVARSELGTLNHTLLSLEALRKRNIPILGLVINGPAHADNPRTLNELGQIPLLCELPPLEQLNAAALARQWHVQNVKAKVETEINRLRASR, via the coding sequence ATGAACACGCCTCCGCTTCGATTGGTGATTTGCGGAACCGACACCGATGTCGGGAAAACGATTGTCAGCGCCCTCTTTGTTCAAGGCTTCGAAGCCACCTATTGGAAGCCGGTCCAAAGCGGAACCGAAGGCAGTGGTGATCGTCAACGGGTGATCGATCTTCTCGAGCTTCCACAGGAGCGATGGCACCCAGAAGCCTATGCATTTCAAGCTCCCGTCTCTCCGCACTGGGCTGCGGAACGAGAGGGAAAATGCATCGATCCAGACCAGCTCAAACTGCCAGCCATCGCTGGTCCGTTGGTCGTGGAGACCGCTGGAGGCCTGATGGTGCCACTCACACGCCAGTGGTTACAAATCCAACAATTGGAACGGTGGCAGCTTCCGGTGGTGTTGGTAGCCCGCAGTGAACTGGGCACCTTGAACCACACGCTTCTCAGCCTAGAAGCCCTAAGGAAACGGAACATTCCGATCCTTGGGCTGGTGATCAATGGTCCTGCCCATGCCGACAACCCCCGCACCCTGAACGAACTCGGCCAGATTCCTTTGCTGTGCGAATTACCACCGCTGGAGCAACTCAATGCCGCGGCCCTAGCGAGGCAATGGCATGTTCAGAACGTGAAAGCTAAGGTCGAAACCGAGATCAATCGTTTACGGGCTTCGAGATGA
- the fumC gene encoding class II fumarate hydratase — protein sequence MTQTTRTEHDSMGPVKVPSEALWGAQTQRSLQNFAISDDRVPIDLIHALAQIKQAAAIVNARLGVLDDHRRDLIVKVAADIAKGHHDDQFPLRVWQTGSGTQTNMNVNEVISNLVSQGEGEPLGSHQPVHPNDHVNRSQSTNDAFPAAIHIAAAAGIEHRLLPEVQRLCEAFAAKSEAWQDIVKIGRTHLQDAVPLTLGQEASAWRDQLGSAGKRIEAALQELYPLPLGGTAVGTGLNAPEGFADQAATELARLSGLPLVSAPNKFAVMASHDGLVNAMGQLRLLAVSLLKIANDLRLLACGPRAGLAELHLPENEPGSSIMPGKVNPTQCEAMAMVCTQVIGLDAAVAMAGAGGHLQMNVYKPLIGFNLLQTIKLLTDACHSFRVAMVEGIEPNRSRIQRDVEQSLMLVTPLAPVIGYDKASAIAKYAHEQGTSLRDAALELGYVNATEFDRIVDPAAMTNP from the coding sequence ATGACCCAAACAACTAGGACCGAACACGACAGCATGGGACCGGTCAAGGTCCCCTCTGAGGCCCTCTGGGGGGCACAGACCCAGCGGTCTCTCCAAAACTTCGCCATCAGCGATGACCGCGTTCCTATTGATCTGATCCATGCCTTAGCGCAAATCAAACAGGCGGCGGCGATTGTGAACGCTCGCCTGGGCGTGTTGGATGACCACCGACGCGACCTGATCGTGAAGGTGGCTGCTGACATTGCCAAGGGGCATCACGACGATCAGTTCCCCCTGAGGGTTTGGCAAACCGGTAGCGGCACCCAAACGAACATGAACGTCAATGAGGTGATCAGCAACCTGGTATCCCAGGGCGAAGGAGAGCCTTTAGGCAGCCATCAGCCTGTTCATCCAAACGATCACGTCAACCGTTCTCAGTCGACCAACGACGCCTTCCCGGCAGCGATCCACATCGCTGCCGCCGCAGGCATTGAGCACAGACTGTTGCCGGAAGTCCAACGTCTGTGCGAAGCTTTTGCCGCCAAAAGTGAGGCTTGGCAAGACATCGTGAAGATTGGCCGCACCCATCTGCAGGACGCGGTGCCGCTCACCCTTGGCCAAGAAGCGTCGGCCTGGCGGGATCAACTCGGCAGTGCCGGGAAGCGCATTGAAGCAGCGCTGCAGGAGCTGTACCCACTCCCGCTCGGCGGCACCGCCGTTGGAACAGGCCTGAACGCCCCGGAAGGATTCGCCGACCAGGCAGCGACTGAACTGGCGCGGCTGAGCGGCTTGCCCTTGGTCTCGGCACCAAACAAATTTGCGGTGATGGCAAGCCATGACGGGCTGGTGAATGCCATGGGCCAGTTGCGACTCCTCGCGGTGAGCTTGCTGAAGATCGCCAACGACCTCCGTCTCCTCGCCTGTGGCCCACGTGCAGGCCTAGCGGAGCTGCACCTACCTGAGAACGAACCCGGTAGTTCGATCATGCCTGGCAAGGTGAACCCCACCCAGTGCGAGGCGATGGCCATGGTTTGCACCCAGGTGATCGGCCTCGATGCAGCCGTTGCGATGGCCGGTGCCGGAGGCCACCTGCAAATGAATGTCTACAAACCCCTGATCGGCTTCAACCTGCTGCAAACCATCAAGCTGCTTACCGATGCCTGCCATTCCTTCCGAGTGGCCATGGTGGAAGGCATTGAACCCAACCGCAGTCGCATCCAACGCGATGTAGAGCAATCCCTGATGCTCGTGACGCCACTGGCCCCTGTGATCGGTTACGACAAGGCCAGTGCGATCGCAAAATACGCCCACGAGCAAGGGACAAGCTTGCGCGATGCAGCCCTAGAGCTGGGCTATGTGAATGCGACGGAGTTCGATCGAATTGTCGATCCCGCGGCCATGACGAACCCTTGA
- a CDS encoding RNA helicase has product MVSPDVSQLFPFPLDGFQLESIDALNQGHSVVVSAPTGSGKTLVGEYAIHRAIAHGQKVFYTTPLKALSNQKLRDFREQFGAENVGLMTGDLSVNREARVVVMTTEIFRNMLYAEADEHDDPLADVESVVLDECHYMNDSQRGTVWEESIIHCPPSVQLVALSATVANAGQLTDWIEKVHGPTRLVLSDFRPVPLQFSFCSAKGLHPLLNEQGTGIHPNCKVWRAPKGHKRKGRSPRPPQPEAPPISFVVAQMAQREMLPAIYFIFSRRGCDKAVRDLGVQCLVSEAEQAIIRDRLEAYTAANPEAVRDGLHADALLRGIASHHAGVLPAWKELIEELFQQGLVKVVFATETLAAGINMPARSTVIASLSKRTERGHRPLMASEFLQMAGRAGRRGLDTQGYVVTVQSRFEGVREAAQLATSPSDPLVSQFTPSYGMVLNLLQRHDLAKARELVERSFGRYLASLDLVEEEDHLGALQMQLAQLQGTAGDVPWEDFEDYEKQRGRVREERRLLRILQQQAEETLAHELTIALQFASVGTLVSLKSPRLRGGVTPAVIVEKCDGPGQFPLLLCLTQDNVWMLLPCQGVVSLHAELSCLQVDGVTSPDLSRAGELRHGDQDSGRLALAVAHMARRHDMTTAQYDLAGEVLSQVRLVQELEDQLEGHPAHRWGDRKQLKKHRRRMEDLEHEIREREQLLHHRSNRHWETFLALIEILRHFGCLDALEPTEIGRTVAALRGDNELWLGLALMSGHLDELPPAELAAVFEAISTEVNRPDLWSAFPAPPLAEEALHDLSGIRRELLRAQDRFKVVVPAWWEPELMGLVEAWAKGTTWNDLIANTSLDEGDVVRIMRRTVDLLAQVPYCEAISEQLRKNARAALTAINRFPVAEADQLLKAAAAESSGLNAATERAA; this is encoded by the coding sequence ATGGTGTCACCGGATGTTTCCCAGCTGTTCCCATTCCCTTTGGATGGGTTCCAGTTGGAATCAATTGATGCCTTGAATCAAGGGCATTCCGTTGTTGTGAGTGCGCCCACGGGATCAGGCAAGACGCTGGTGGGCGAGTACGCGATTCATCGGGCCATTGCCCATGGCCAAAAGGTCTTTTACACAACACCGCTCAAGGCCTTATCCAATCAAAAGCTGCGCGATTTTCGTGAACAGTTTGGGGCTGAAAATGTTGGCCTGATGACCGGTGACCTGAGCGTTAACCGCGAGGCACGGGTGGTGGTGATGACCACCGAGATTTTCCGCAACATGCTGTACGCAGAAGCGGATGAGCATGACGATCCGCTTGCCGATGTGGAGTCGGTCGTGCTCGATGAGTGCCATTACATGAATGATTCCCAGCGGGGAACCGTCTGGGAAGAATCGATCATTCACTGTCCGCCTTCTGTCCAACTGGTGGCGTTGTCCGCCACCGTTGCCAATGCGGGGCAACTCACCGATTGGATCGAGAAGGTGCACGGTCCAACGCGTCTGGTGCTCAGTGATTTTCGTCCTGTCCCTCTGCAGTTCAGTTTTTGTAGTGCCAAGGGGCTCCATCCACTTTTGAATGAACAGGGGACTGGAATCCATCCCAATTGCAAGGTTTGGCGTGCGCCAAAAGGGCACAAGCGCAAAGGTCGCTCGCCAAGACCGCCTCAGCCGGAAGCACCGCCGATCAGTTTTGTGGTGGCGCAAATGGCGCAACGGGAGATGCTCCCCGCCATCTATTTCATCTTCAGTCGCCGTGGGTGTGACAAGGCTGTTCGCGACCTAGGGGTGCAGTGCCTGGTCAGCGAGGCTGAGCAAGCCATTATTCGGGACCGGCTTGAGGCTTACACAGCCGCAAATCCGGAGGCCGTTCGCGATGGTTTGCATGCTGATGCCTTGCTGCGTGGGATCGCATCCCATCACGCCGGCGTGCTGCCTGCGTGGAAAGAGCTGATCGAGGAGTTGTTTCAGCAGGGGTTGGTGAAGGTGGTGTTTGCCACCGAAACATTGGCAGCGGGCATCAATATGCCGGCGCGCAGCACGGTGATCGCATCCCTTTCGAAGCGCACCGAACGGGGGCATCGCCCCCTCATGGCCAGTGAATTTCTGCAAATGGCTGGGCGCGCCGGCCGTCGCGGCTTAGATACCCAGGGCTATGTGGTGACTGTTCAGAGTCGATTTGAGGGGGTGCGTGAGGCGGCTCAGCTGGCCACGAGCCCTTCTGATCCTTTGGTGAGTCAATTCACCCCCAGCTACGGCATGGTGCTCAACCTGCTGCAGCGACATGACTTGGCCAAGGCCAGAGAGCTGGTAGAGCGGAGCTTTGGTCGCTACCTCGCCAGCTTGGATTTGGTGGAGGAAGAAGACCATCTGGGTGCGTTGCAGATGCAGCTTGCCCAACTGCAAGGCACGGCTGGTGACGTGCCTTGGGAAGACTTTGAGGACTACGAAAAACAGCGTGGCCGTGTCCGCGAGGAGAGGCGACTGCTCAGGATTCTTCAGCAGCAGGCAGAAGAAACCCTGGCCCACGAACTCACGATTGCCCTCCAGTTCGCAAGCGTTGGAACGTTGGTGAGCCTTAAATCTCCACGGCTGCGAGGAGGGGTCACGCCGGCCGTGATCGTGGAGAAATGCGATGGCCCAGGGCAGTTCCCATTGTTGCTTTGCCTAACGCAGGACAACGTCTGGATGCTGTTGCCCTGCCAGGGGGTGGTGAGTTTGCATGCGGAATTGAGTTGTTTGCAGGTTGATGGCGTGACGTCGCCTGATCTCAGCCGTGCTGGTGAGCTCCGTCATGGCGATCAGGACAGTGGCCGTTTGGCTTTGGCGGTGGCTCACATGGCAAGGCGTCATGACATGACCACCGCTCAGTACGACTTGGCTGGCGAAGTGTTGTCGCAAGTTCGCCTCGTCCAGGAGTTGGAGGATCAGCTAGAGGGGCATCCGGCTCATCGCTGGGGGGATCGCAAGCAACTCAAGAAGCACCGGAGACGCATGGAAGATCTTGAACATGAAATTCGTGAGCGCGAGCAATTGCTCCATCACCGCTCCAACCGGCACTGGGAGACCTTTTTGGCTCTCATTGAGATCCTGCGGCACTTTGGCTGCCTGGATGCGTTGGAACCTACGGAGATCGGTCGCACCGTTGCCGCTCTTCGTGGCGATAACGAGCTCTGGCTTGGCCTGGCACTGATGAGCGGTCATCTCGACGAGTTGCCTCCAGCAGAACTAGCCGCAGTGTTTGAGGCCATCAGCACGGAGGTGAATCGGCCAGATCTTTGGAGCGCATTCCCGGCGCCTCCTCTTGCAGAAGAGGCCCTGCATGATTTGTCGGGGATCCGTCGGGAGCTTTTGCGGGCTCAGGACCGCTTCAAAGTGGTGGTGCCAGCTTGGTGGGAGCCTGAATTGATGGGATTGGTGGAGGCTTGGGCCAAGGGGACAACCTGGAATGATCTGATCGCTAACACCTCGTTGGATGAAGGAGATGTGGTGCGGATCATGCGGCGCACGGTGGATTTATTGGCCCAGGTGCCTTATTGCGAGGCGATTAGTGAGCAGCTGCGCAAGAACGCCCGTGCGGCCTTAACCGCGATTAATCGCTTCCCCGTGGCGGAGGCTGATCAGCTGCTCAAGGCCGCGGCTGCCGAATCCAGCGGTCTCAATGCGGCCACGGAGCGGGCTGCCTGA
- the purB gene encoding adenylosuccinate lyase has protein sequence MIERYTLPEMGEIWTDRAKYQSWLDVEVAACEANCRLGRVPKDAMQTISEQSAFEPERILEIEAEVRHDVIAFLTNVNEHVGDAGRYIHVGMTSSDVLDTGLALQLKASVALLRQELAALDAAIAKLAVEHKATVMIGRSHAIHGEPITFGFKLAGWLAETRRNGERLARLERDVAVGQVSGAMGTYANTDPEVEKITCDILGLTPDTASTQVISRDRHADYVQVLALVGASLDRFSTEIRNLQRTDVLEVEESFAKGQKGSSAMPHKRNPIRSERISGLARVLRSYVVAALENVALWHERDISHSSTERMMLPDCSVTLHFMLREMTAVISGLGVYPENMVRNMNVYGGVVFSQRVLLALVDGGMSREDAYQVVQRNAHSAWNTNGGDFRANLQSDPEVSNKLNADQLAECFSTELHQANLGVVWDRLGL, from the coding sequence TTGATCGAGAGATACACCCTGCCCGAGATGGGCGAGATCTGGACAGACCGGGCCAAATACCAAAGTTGGCTGGATGTTGAGGTTGCGGCCTGTGAGGCCAACTGCAGGCTTGGTCGTGTCCCCAAGGACGCGATGCAAACGATTAGCGAACAGTCGGCGTTTGAACCGGAGCGGATCCTTGAGATCGAGGCCGAGGTCCGCCATGACGTGATCGCCTTCTTGACCAATGTGAACGAGCACGTTGGCGATGCAGGGCGTTACATCCACGTCGGCATGACCAGTAGCGACGTCCTTGATACAGGCCTAGCGCTGCAGTTGAAAGCCTCCGTCGCTCTCCTGCGCCAAGAGTTGGCGGCCTTGGACGCCGCGATTGCCAAGCTGGCGGTGGAACACAAAGCCACCGTGATGATCGGCCGTTCCCACGCGATCCATGGAGAACCGATCACCTTTGGCTTCAAACTGGCTGGCTGGCTGGCTGAAACCCGCCGCAATGGTGAACGTCTGGCTCGCCTGGAGCGTGATGTGGCCGTAGGCCAGGTGAGCGGAGCGATGGGCACCTACGCCAATACGGATCCAGAGGTGGAGAAGATCACCTGCGACATTCTCGGCCTCACTCCCGACACGGCGAGCACCCAGGTGATCTCTCGCGATCGCCACGCGGACTACGTGCAGGTCCTAGCCCTGGTTGGGGCCTCGCTCGATCGCTTCTCCACCGAAATTCGCAACCTGCAGCGCACCGATGTTCTGGAGGTCGAAGAAAGCTTCGCTAAGGGGCAAAAAGGCAGCTCGGCCATGCCCCATAAACGCAATCCGATACGCAGCGAACGAATCAGCGGGTTAGCGCGCGTGCTGCGCAGCTACGTGGTGGCAGCCCTGGAGAACGTGGCTCTCTGGCACGAACGTGACATCAGCCACAGCTCAACGGAACGGATGATGCTGCCGGACTGCTCTGTGACCCTGCACTTCATGCTGCGTGAGATGACCGCCGTCATCTCTGGCCTCGGGGTTTACCCAGAGAACATGGTCCGCAACATGAACGTCTACGGAGGCGTGGTCTTCAGCCAACGGGTCCTGCTCGCCCTCGTGGATGGTGGAATGAGCCGGGAGGATGCTTATCAAGTGGTTCAGCGCAACGCCCACAGCGCTTGGAACACCAACGGTGGTGACTTCCGCGCCAACCTTCAGAGCGATCCTGAGGTCAGCAACAAGCTCAATGCAGACCAACTGGCGGAGTGCTTCAGCACCGAGCTGCACCAAGCCAACCTGGGGGTGGTCTGGGACCGACTCGGACTCTGA
- a CDS encoding adenylosuccinate lyase — protein MFWTPYADWIYVVVSVSGMLLIILLVLRPDAKS, from the coding sequence ATGTTCTGGACTCCTTATGCCGACTGGATTTATGTGGTGGTGAGCGTGAGTGGGATGCTGCTCATCATCTTGCTGGTGCTTCGCCCTGACGCCAAGTCATGA
- a CDS encoding aminotransferase class I/II-fold pyridoxal phosphate-dependent enzyme, with the protein MSSPSQARRRQLRTWRPNPDGSGLLPVNAIDQEGEASPCLVDLASNDYLNLAQHSELIAAATEEIKRSGVGAGGSRLVSGSRPVHDQLEQELAHWLNRDRVLLYPSGFQANLAAVLALADRHTPVLADRLCHHSLLTGVQASGAKLQRFAHNDLIDLNRKLERCRDRHPEQQPLVITESLFSMEGTSPNLSAMAELCSSHAARLLVDEAHALGVLGDGGRGLSHALPTKAVTLLSGTFGKAFGSGGAFLACDGDLGETLLQTSGAFRYTTALAPPLAAAALAALTLMQRHPHWSTELIATSQHWRSALAAAGWTRPGGVGPILPLVIGPDQAALDRQQTLEAEGLLSIAIRPPTVPEGTARLRLVVRRNLPDGTLDALLHALSFG; encoded by the coding sequence ATGAGCAGCCCGTCTCAAGCACGCCGACGCCAGCTACGCACCTGGAGGCCCAATCCAGATGGATCAGGGCTGCTGCCGGTCAACGCAATCGATCAAGAAGGGGAAGCGTCGCCGTGTCTGGTGGATTTAGCCAGCAACGATTACCTCAATCTGGCTCAGCACTCAGAGCTCATCGCGGCAGCGACAGAAGAAATCAAACGAAGCGGCGTGGGGGCCGGTGGGTCCAGGCTGGTGAGCGGCAGCCGCCCGGTGCATGACCAACTCGAGCAAGAGCTCGCGCACTGGTTGAATCGAGATCGCGTTCTGCTCTACCCAAGCGGCTTTCAAGCCAATCTTGCCGCCGTTCTTGCCCTTGCCGACCGCCATACGCCAGTTCTGGCGGACCGGCTCTGCCATCACTCCCTCCTCACAGGCGTGCAAGCCAGTGGTGCCAAGCTTCAGCGCTTTGCCCACAACGACCTCATCGATCTGAACCGCAAGTTGGAGCGCTGCCGGGATCGACACCCAGAGCAGCAACCCTTGGTGATCACGGAGAGCCTGTTCAGCATGGAGGGCACCAGTCCCAACCTGAGTGCCATGGCAGAGCTCTGCTCCAGCCATGCTGCCCGACTCCTGGTCGATGAAGCCCATGCCCTGGGCGTCCTGGGGGATGGGGGACGTGGTCTCAGCCATGCCTTACCGACCAAGGCCGTCACCCTGCTCAGTGGCACCTTCGGCAAAGCCTTTGGAAGCGGCGGTGCGTTTCTGGCCTGCGATGGAGATCTCGGCGAAACCCTGCTCCAAACCAGTGGCGCCTTTCGCTACACAACAGCGTTGGCACCACCCCTTGCCGCGGCCGCTCTTGCTGCATTAACGCTGATGCAACGCCATCCCCATTGGTCGACAGAGCTCATCGCAACGAGCCAGCACTGGCGCTCCGCTCTCGCTGCCGCTGGTTGGACGCGTCCAGGTGGGGTCGGTCCGATTCTGCCCCTGGTGATCGGTCCAGACCAAGCAGCCCTCGACCGCCAACAAACCCTGGAAGCCGAAGGGCTGTTGAGCATTGCCATCCGCCCCCCCACCGTGCCCGAAGGAACGGCACGACTCCGTCTGGTGGTGCGTCGGAACCTGCCCGATGGGACATTGGACGCACTGCTGCACGCCCTTTCTTTCGGCTGA